The genomic interval AAAACCGAGTATAACAATGAGGTTTAAAGGTGCAAACAATATTTTTTGGCCTTATAATTCAACAATCTATAGGTATTATTTTGATATATTTTTAAACAGCTCAACCGTTCATAGTGCTCTCTCATTAGCAAATAAATCTACTTTCACAAAAGTGAAAGAGCTGGAAAGCTCATCAATTTTAAAGTCAGGCAAGAATACGCTGCAATTTAGTTATTCCAGCGATTTTGATGAAAGTAATGTTTATCTTGATTATTTCAATATCACTTATCCTAAAAAGCTAAATACAACCAGTAATTCCATCAGTTTCTTTCATGATGCCGATGGTTCGAATAAACGTTATTCAGTATCTGGATTAAGTACTGTGAACGATATTTACCTTTTTGATGTAACCAACCCGCTTCATGTCAAAATATTGGCAAAGGATCAACAAAGCATATCAGGTAAATATAGTTTTGATATTCCTGCAGAATGGGATAATAAAAACTTCATAGTTAGTAGCCTTAGTTCTTCATCAATAACAACAATAAACTCACTTTCGCCCTACACAACTAACAACAATTTGTTGGATCAATCAAAAAGTGCTGACTACATCATAATAACCCGCAAATCATTATTGGATTATGGTCAACAAATTGCAGAGCTACACTCCAATCTAAAAACGGAAGTTGTTTCTGTTGAGGATATCTTTTTCTATTTCAATAATGGGGTTCAGGATCCAACTGCCATAAGAAATTTTATCCGCTACGCTTATTATAATTGGGAGACACCAAATATTTCCTACATTTTATTGTTAGGTGATGGCCATTTTGATTATAGAAATATTAGCATTCAAGACAGCAGCGTTGTTCCAACTTTTCAAATTTATGGTCTAGATGAACTATCAAGCCGGGAAAGTGATATTTTTTATGTCGATTTAGATACGCGTATCAATTCAATTGCTCCTAACACAATTACGCCTTCATTAGCGATTGGCCGTCTGCCGGTTGAAAATGCTCTTGATGCAGAGAGAGTGGTTGAGAAGTTACAAATTTACAATCAAAACCAGGTTAGAAATGGCTGGCAAACCAACATAACAATAGTTGGTGACGATGAAAAAGTCAGCGCAAGCTCAAATTCAACAGAATGGCAGCACCAATATCAAGCCGAAGAATTAGCCACTATGTCCCAGTTAAACCGCTTTAACATTTCCAGAATATATCTCTCTGCGTTTGAAACAGTTGCCGGTGGTAGGGCACGGTTAAAACCAGATGCAACACAAGCATTGCTAGATCAGATAAACCGCGGAACACTTATTGTAAATTACACCGGTCATGGTTCCCCAACGCAATGGGCACATGAAACACTTTTTAGTTTTGACAGGGATTATTCCAAAATTAATAATGAAGGGGCTTTTCCCTTTTTTATAGCGGCCACTTGCGATTTTGGCCTTTTTGATAATCCAAACCATATAAGTTTTACAGAAGCCTTAATATGGAAGGAAAAATCAGGGACAATAGGAAGTCTTGCTGCGACACGACTTGTATATTCCGGACAAAATTTTGCATTTAACAAAAGTTTTTATAGAAACTTGTTTCCTGATGGAAAACCTTCAGTCCCTCTTGGAGAGGCTTTTTTGCATTCTTTTCTTTCAAATACAGCTGGAAATACTAATGACCAGAAATACCACCTTTTTGCTGACCCTGCAATGACATTGGCAGATGCTCATCAGGACATTGAAATCACATCTATTACACCAGATACATTACAAGCCCTGAGCCAGGTTAATGTTAAAGCAAATGTAATGATAGATGACTCACCTGCAACCAATTTTAATGGTGGTGCCGTTATGCTGGTTAATGATGCGACCTTTGAAGATGTTGAAACCGGTGGTGGCCTTGAGTATAACCTGACAGGTCCCCTTGTGTTTCGGGGTGAGGTTTCTGTTGAAGATGGTGATATGGAAGCTAACTTTATCGTTCCAAAATCCATCCGTTATAAAGATAAAAATTCCGGCCGTATAACTCTCTATGCATGGGATGATGCCACGAATACAAGTGCAAGTGTAATCCGGAAAAACCTGCTATTATTAGGTTCATCCAACCTCGCAAAAGAAACAGATGGGCCTGAAATTGATATATTTTTTGATGGACAGGAAAACTTTAGTTCCGGCGACATCATATCCGCGAACCCTGTTTTAATCGCAGAATTAAGTGATGACAGCGGGATTAATTTAACAGGTCAGTTGGGCCATAAAATTGAATTGAAAATTGATGAAACAACTACAATAAATATTTCTGAATCGTTTACTTATGAGCGTGATAGTTTTACAAAAGGCATGGTACGTTACCCTATTACAAGTCTAGAACCCGGTGATCATACTTTAACTCTTCAAGCATTCGATAACCTTAACAACCGCACTGAACAAACTGTAGAATTTAAAATCACATCTGCAAGTGGCCTGGTTTTGGAGGACGTAGTTAACTATCCAAATCCTTTTAAAAGAAAGACTTCATTTACATTTCAGACAAATGCCGTTGGTGCTGAAGCTACCATTAAAATATACACCCTGTCCGGTAGATTAATTGAGAAACTGGAAGGCAATTTTACTGAAGCCGGTTACAATGAGATTGAATGGAGTGGTCTTGATCGTGACGGTAATACTTTGGCTAATGGGGTTTATTTATACAAATTAGTTTTGAAAGAAGGTAAGGATAAAAAAGAAAAGATAGAAAAAATGGTGGTAATAAAATAAATCCTAATTAATAATGTTTTTTGATCTTACTATTTAAACCTTCCAGACGCTAAACTGGAAGGTTTTTTTATAAAACTTTTCTTTCCCAATCAATCAATCTTTGCAATTATATGGGAAATGATATCCTCAATACTCACACCCTCTGCTTCTGCACTAAAAGAAGTTACAATACGATGCCTCAAAACAGAGTCTGCAATGGCTTTGACATCTTCAATTTCCGGTGCAAAACGGTTATGTAACACTGCCCTGACCTTTGCCCCTAAAATTAGATATTGTGATGCACGCGGCCCGGCTCCCCAGCGGATCCACTCAGCAAGTTTTTCATCGGAATATGGTGAGCCTTTGCGAGTAGCGCTCACTAATTTTACAGCATAATCAACTGTATTATCAGCAACCGGTATATCTTTGATTATTTTTTGAAATTTCAGGATATCTTTTTTGCTTATGCTTGATTCAATATTTGTTTTTTGAACGGCGGTGGTTCTTTTAACAATTTCAACTTCCTCTTCAAACTTAGGATAATCGAGCCAAAGGCTAAACATAAACCTGTCAAGCTGTGCTTCCGGCAATGGGTAAGTTCCTTCCTGTTCAATGGGGTTTTGCGTTGCCAAAACAAAAAAGGGTTCTTCCAAAGCAAAAGTTTCACCTGCCGTGGTAACATTATACTCCTGCATAGCTTCCAATAAAGCAGATTGTGTTTTTGGTGGGGTTCTGTTTATTTCATCTGCCAGAATAATGTTTGCAAAGATCGGCCCTTTCATAAAGCGGAATGCTTTTTTTCCTGTGGAACGATCTTCTTCCAAAATTTCTGCACCTGTTATATCACTTGGCATTAGGTCTGGCGTAAACTGTATGCGCGCAAAATCCAATCCCAGTATTTCACCTAGGGTTTTAATGATCAAAGTTTTTGCCAACCCGGGAACTCCAATCAACATACAATGCCCTTTTGCATAGAGCGAGATAAGCAATTTTTCAATTATATCATCCTGCCCAACAATAACTTTGCTAAGTTCCGAAACAATTTGTTTATAACTCTTGGAAATTTTTTGAACCGTTTTTACATCATCAGACATAACCTGCTCCAATTAACTCATTTAGTTGCTTGAGATTATTATCACAATTACTTAAATTAAGTATTTTTAAAATATTAGCTTTTAATTTAGATACTGTCAGTTTTTAATACCATAAAATTTAATGAAAAAATCAATACTCGATTGCAGCATAATTGAACTAACTGAATACCTGGCCTCGATTAATGAACCTTCATTCCGGGCAAACCAAATTTTTGAGGGTATTTACGCTCAAAATAAAATTAGTTTTGAAGAGTTCACCACACTCCCGCTTAATACACGTCAAAAACTAGCAGAAAATTTTTACCTGCGTACTTTAGAAAAAGTTGAAGAAATAACCTCAACCTTTGATAATACACAAAAGTTCCTTTGGAAATTAATAGATGGTTATAAAATTGAAAGTGTAATAATTACCGAAAACAAGCGAACTACCTTTTGCATTTCATCCCAGGTGGGCTGTGCATTGGATTGCAAATTTTGTGCGACAGGTAAAATGGGTATTCTACGTAATCTTACTCCCGGCGAGATTGTTGAACAGGTATTGCTAATGCAGGAAAAGATTGGCCAAAAGCCGACAAATATCGTTTATATGGGCATGGGAGAACCAATGCTGAATTACGATTCGGTTATTCAGGCTGCTGATATTTTAACAGCTCCCAAAGGCCTTGGCTTGGGTAAAAGGCGGATCACTATTTCCACAAGCGGCGTCATTCCCGGTATAAAACGTTTCACAAAAGAAAAACAGCCATACTCACTGGCTATATCATTAAATAGCATTGATGATAAAATTCGTGAAAAAATTATGCCTATTTCAAAAAAATATCCGATAAATGATCTTATGGATGCGGCCCGGGATTACACTGAGCAGCTAAATAAATTAATAACCTTTGAATATGTCTTACTGGACAAGTTTAATGCCTCAAAGGAAGATGCTAAAAAGCTGGTTCAATTAACCCATAGAATACCATGCAAAATAAATGTAATACCCTGTAATTCTGACGAGCCGGATTATCAGCCTCCTTCAAAAGAGAAGGTGCAAATATTTGAGCAACATATAAATGAAAGAAGCCGCAGGATAACACTTCGTAAAAGAAAAGGCTGGGAAATAAAGGCTGCATGTGGCCAATTGTATGCAGAAAATGTAAAAAAGAAACGACAATAAACTGAATAAACACTGAAAAAATTTTGTGACATAAGGAGATAAAATGTTTTTGATTTTATTTGGCGCTCCTGGTGTAGGAAAAGGAACCCAAGCGGAAAAAATTTGTGCTGAATACAATATCCCTCAAATATCAACCGGAGAAATGTTAAGAGCAGCCATTAAAGAAGGTACTGACTTAGGAAAAAAAGCTAAAATACTTATGGATAAAGGCCAGCTTGTTCCTGATGATGTAATTATGGGAATTATTGATGAAAGAATTAAAAACGATGATTGCAAAAATGGATTTATCCTAGATGGTTTTCCAAGAACCATCCGCCAGGCCGAAGAATTTACAGCAATGTTAGAAAAACATGATATTCCTGAATTTACTTGTGTCGAAATTTATGTTCCTAATGAAGCAATTTTAGAACGGCTTTTAGCAAGAGGACGTGAAGACGATTCAAAAGAAACTATTTTAAACAGATTGGAAGTTTATCAGGCACAAACAGCACCAGTGAAAGAATATTATCAGAAAGCACGAAAATTCTTTTCAGTAGATGGGAACAAATCTATTGATGAAGTATTCAATGAAATCAAAAATCTGGCAATAAATTAATACTTTCTCCAAAAGTTGTCGGTTTCTATTCTATTTATAGGACCGCCCAAAAGAGCCCGTTTTTAAAACAAAGAGCGTCTTATAATGAGAAATAGATTCTATTATTTTGTCTTATTAATTTTATCTATTATTGCATACTCATGTGAAGAACGGGAACGTAATAATATTTTTGATCCTGCAAATAAAAACAAATCTATAGATATTGGTCTTAGCCTTTCATCAACCGATTCCACAATTAGGATATCATGGAATTCTCCGGCAAATATTAAGTATACAAGTATAAATATTTTTCGAAAAACAGAAGGCGAAAAAGTAGCCCGGTTATACGCAACTGTAGAAAAAGACATTACACTTTATATTGATAATAACATCGAGTTTGACAAAGAGTATTCTTATTATCTTACAATAAATGGAGAAACGGAAGAATCTTATCCCACCGAAACAGAAACAATAATACCTGGTCCTTATTCTATCTGGATTCTTGATACTTTTTTAGCAGAAATAAACAAACTTAATTATGATTTAAGCTCATCCATAGTTAGGAAGAATGCCTTTTGGCCACCCAAAAACATGGCTATTGCAAAAAGTTTAAATCTCGCACTTGTTACATATCCAAGGTTTAGGGATATGGAGATTTTTGATATGACTAATGGTGAGTTCATAGCTGGGAACCGAAACATTGAACGCCCATATGACGCAGTTTATGATAGTGGAAATAATAAATTCTGGCTCGTTGATTCCAGCGGTTCCTTATATACAATTAACCCGGATGATGCCTCTGAACAACTTGTTTCCCGTAGTTTTATCAAACCAATACAGATAGAATTATTTGATCAGAATCTATTTATTATGGATCAGGGGTTACATAAAATTTTTATATATGATAATTCTTCACAAGTACAAGATTCTATTTTTAAAACACCTGACGACAGCTCGTTTACACATTTAAGACAGTTTCGCCTGGATAAAACAAATAACAATATTTACATCCTTGATGGTGAAGCACGCAATAATACTTTATATAAATACAATATGTTAAGTAAAGAGATAACCAATATTTTCCAGGATAGTATTATCTATTCCTTTGATGTTAATTCTGTTGATGAAACAATTTGGATAATTATTGCAAAGCGTTTAAATTCAAATCTTGTGCAACTTTCCGGTGAAACAACCCGTCATTTTATCAGTGATTTAGAAAAGCCGGTTGATATAAAGGTCAATTCTATAAACGGTAATTTTGTAATTACTGATTTTAAATTTAAAGTAAACATAAAAGTCCCAAAAGTATTTCATTATCGATCTGATTTAACAAAAATCGGTACTTTTAGCACCTACGGTGATCCTTCAAGGATTTATATTGAATGAAAAAAATACAAGTCCCATCTAAACTACTTCTTATCATAAGTGTTTTACTTGGCCTTGCAACGTTCGTTTTTGACTACCTAAAATTTGAAAGTTCACTTGGTTTTCCACAATGGCAATATGTACATGAAGTACTTACTCTTGTTATTATTGTCTTCTTTTATGGCTATGTTAAAAACCTTGCTTTTATCAAGCAGGAAAAGCTTTCCATTACACTTAAAAATTTCATAAAGCTTTTAACAGGATTATATCTCTGGGCGCTGATTTTTAAGTTTTTCATGAACCCCAGCTATTCTGCTGCATTTCCTCCGGTTCCTGATACACTATCTTCTTTAATATATAGTAACCTGGCTTCAATTAGTTCTATCTTGTTCCTGGTTCCGATGATTATTTTGGTTAAAAATCTAATCTATTTTAAACAACGGAGCCGAACCAGAATATATACTATTCTAGCACTAATCAGTACTGTAATTACGATGACATTGTCTGTGGTTTTCCAGGCACCCCTTAGCGAAACAACCGGAAATGGCATTTATGTATCAACATCACTTGTGGTTACGTTGATATTTTATGCACTTCTTGGAACTAATAATACCTGGATTACTTATTTATCGAGAAAAGAAAAATACACATATTTTTTGGTTTCAGTTGTTTTGGTGTGGATCATTATAATACTATACGGTTTTGCCTTTTTAGATTCAGTTGCTGCTCACAGTATTTCATTAGATTCTTTCACTAACCTGGCCTGGTATTTCCTGACGATTTATGCCTTGTTTTCAAGTATAACTTTTTTATTTCATCTACCAACAGCACGTGTTTTTGATCGAAAGATGAAAGAAGTTAGTTCATTACATCAGCTAGGGCGTGTAATTTCTGCAGAGTTTAATTCAGAAAAGCTGGTTGATATTGTTACAGGAATGACCACAGAAGTAATCGAATCAAATCACACATGGATTGAACTTTATGATGAAAAACGGGATAACCTCTTTGTAGCCGCTGCCGATAATCTGGATGTAAATGATCTTGAATCTTTCAACAACCACAGCATTCATGAAATAGGATTGAAGCTAATAGAGACAAAACAGCCAATAACCCTTAATAACATTACAAAAAATGGTGAGTATGCTTCTATAAAAAAATGGCGTAAGGACATTGGTTCCCTTGCTGCTGCTCCTTTAATTGATGCCGCAGGTAAAGTGCTTGGAATTATATTTGCTACCAAATCATACGAGTTTGGATTTGATCCGGATGATTTAAAAATGTTAGAAGCATATGCGAACCAGGCAGCTATTGCTCTGGAAAATGCAAAATTGGTTAAAAACTCACTGGAGCGTGAAAGACTTGAGCAAGAACTGCAAATTGCCCGAGAAGTACAGATGCGTCTGTTACCTCAAAAAGTACCATCATCCGGTAATTTAAAAATTGATACCCTAACAATTACGGCCTATGAAGTAGGTGGAGATTATTATGACTTTTTCCCAACAAAAGAAAATAATCTTGGGTTGATTATTGGTGATGTTAGCGGGAAAGGCACATCGGCGGCATTTTATATGGCCGAAACAAAAGGAATAATTCAATCGATAACGAGAAACTATTATTCACCTTATGACATTCTTGTAAATACAAATACGATCCTTTTTGATTCCCTTGAAAAAAAATCCTTTATAACTCTACTTGTAGCTCAAATCGATTATAAAAAGCAATTACTACGCTTTGCCCGTGGTGGCCATTGCCCCGTTTTGCATTATAGAGCTAAAGAACAGGAAACAGATTTTCTTCAACCGTCCGGAATTGCTATTGGCCTGGATAATGGTGAAGTATTTGATACGACATTAAAAGAAGAGAAAGTAAAACTGGCAGATGATGATATCTTAGCTTTTTACACAGATGGCCTCTCTGAAGCAATGAATAAAGAAAATGATGAATTTGGGGATGAAAGATTAGGCGAAATAATAAAAAACAATGCACACCTGGAAGTTGATGCATTAAAAGAAAAGGTTATTGATGAAATATTAGCTTTTCTTGATGGTCAAAATTTACATGATGACCTTACTTTGGTTTTAGTAAAATGTTGATAGTTTTTGAGTTTAAATTTGGAGGTATTTAATGAGCGGATTTGATGTTAGCCGGAGTGACAAAAGCGAAATATCCGTATTGTATTTAAGCGGTTTTTTGGATGCACACACAACACCTAAATTTGAAGATGGTTTGCAATCCTTGATAAAGGAAAACCGTGTTAAAATAATTGTAAACCTAAAAGACCTGGATTATATCAGCAGCGCCGGTTTAGGTGTTTTTATGGGCTTTATTGAAGAAATACGAGAAAAAGGTGGCGATATTAAACTGTCAAACCTTTCCCAAAAAGTATTTAAGGTTTTTGATTTACTTGGTTTTCCTGCCCTTTATGAAATATTTGATGAAGAAGCAGAAGCCACAGAAAAATTTAGTGAAACCAAATAATGAATTATTCGAACCTTTGATATAGAGCTAAAAAATGAAAAAAATGAGAAAATACAGATATAAAATCCGCTTCCCAAGCAGAACAGACAATCTCGAAGTTGTTCGTGATTTTGTACACCGGCTGGCCCTAAAAGCAGGGTTTGTAGAAGAAGGTGCTGATCAAATCTCTTTAGCGGTTGATGAGGCATGTACAAATGTTATCAAACATGCGCATAATTATAATTCCAGGCGTATGATTGACCTTTCTGTTAATTATGATGAGCAGAAATTTGAAATAGTTATTACAGATAAAGGCAAAGGTTTTGATCCTAAGACACTTCAAAAACCGGATTTATCAAAATATATCCATGAGGCAAAAATGGGTGGCTTGGGTATTCATTTGATGAAGACTTTGATGGATGAAGTTAATTATTCGTTTAATCCTGGAATAAAGAACCAGGTATCCTTAATAAAATACATTAAAACCGCGGCCTGATAATGAGTGATTTTTTAAATAGTTTTCGATTGAGAAATGAAGCAAATCTTGATATGGATCAGATGGACCCAAAACATCTTGAACTATCTTCATTATTTGAATTCAGCCAAACCTTAAACTCATCACTTGATATTAAATCAATTCTGGACAGCTTGCTTTTTGTACCAATGGGTCGGTTAATGGTTGGCAAAGGTTTAATCCTTTTATCTCATGATGATGAAACATGTAAAATTGCTACAGTAAAAGGAATCCCTGATGAATTAATCAACTCTGAAATAGAATTTAGCAATAAACCCTCAGAAGCTTTTCAGATCAACAATATTGAAGAATTAAAAAACTATCCTAAAATATTTTCCGATTTTAAAATAAAACTTGTCATACCTATAAAATCGATGAATAAAATTAGTGGCATGATTTTACTTGGGCCAAAACTTTTAGGCAAAGATTTTACCGAAGATGAAATATTTTTTCTCTCCTCAATTGGCAATATAGCTGCTCCGGCAATTGAAAATGCGCGCGTGTTTGAACAACTCAATTCTGTTAATTTTAAGCTGGATCAAAAAGTTCAGGAGTTAAATACCCTTTTTGAAATTGGCAATGAATTAAATCGCGTTTTTGAGTTAGATGAAATTTTAAAACGCCTATCTTTTTCTTTAATGGGCCAAATGCTTATTAACCAGTTTTTTGTAATTCTGAAAAATGGGGAAAATCATTTAAAAACAGTTTATAAAAAAGGTTCATCATTTACAGATGAAAACATTAAGCAATGTATAGATTCCGGTTTCGAAAGTAACGAGTTTAAAAAACCATTATTAGTTGATACTTTATCAGTAAAAGAAAAAAAAGTTTTTGATGAACTTGGAGTAAAAACAATTGTCCCTATGGTTTTACAGGATAAAGTACGCGGCTATATTTTCCTGGGACCAAAACTTAATAAAACAGAGTTTTCCAAATCAGATGTGGAGTTTTTAGCGACATTGGCAAATATCGCGATTATATCCATAGAGAATGCACATCTGTTTCAGGAAACCCTGGAGAAAAAAAGGCTGGAAGAAGAGCTGAATGTAGCAAAAGGAATTCAGGCAAAATTACTACCATCTAACATGCCCCAGGTAGATCGTTTTGATATTCACGGCCATAATATTCCAAGTAAACAAGTCGGCGGGGATTATTTTGATATTTTGGTAATTAATGAAAATGAAATCATATTTACGATTGCAGACGTTTCCGGAAAAGGAATGCCCGCGTCGCTGCTAATGTCAAATCTACAAGCTGGATTGCATACCTTGCACAAGGAAGACTATTCCCTCTCAGAAATTACATTTCGGTTAAATAACCTGATTTTCAGAAATACGAGTATTGAAAAGTACATTACATTTTTTATTTCCAAGTTAAACTTAAAAGAGAACACTATTAGTTTTGTAAATGCTGGACACAATCCGCCATACCTTTTTTGCAATGAAGGAAAATATGAGGAGCTGACGAAAGGTGGGATAATTTTAGGGATGATGGAAAATGTAGCCTATGAAACGGGTGAATTACCTATGGAGCCGGGCTGTTGTTTAACAATGTTTACCGATGGAGTTACTGAAGCAATGAGCCCTGATGATATCCCTTTTGATGAATTCCGGGTAATTGATTTTTTTATAAAAGAAATGTCTGGTTACAATTCCGAAAAGTTAAACTTCAAATTAATTGAACTACTTTACGATTTTGCCGGTGATCCCACAAAAGACGATGATGTTACGATTCTAACTGTCCGCCGAAATAATTAGTAACCTTCTATTTAAATTTCTTTCATCTTTACAATTTGCTCTCTAAATTAGCCGCTTTTTGGAGAGAAACCTGCATTGAATATTATTTTCATTTTAAAAGTAATTATTGGATTTATTATTTATGGCCTGCTCTATTTTGGGCTATTCAGTTTGTTAAATGGCAAGTTTGAAAATCCCCATGTTATTGCTTTCTCTATTGTTATTCTTATAAACCTTATTTTTGACCGTATTCTAAGAAACTATTACAGCCACTATCTGCAAGCCCCTTTCCGGTTCCTTCGCCTTGAGCAAAAACAAATTCTTGAAAGATTAGTCCAAAATCTTGTGGGTTCCATCCGCTATCAGGAAGCCAAGAAACTACTTTTTGAGGCATTCGGAAAATTGCTGACAGAAACCCCACAGGCATTCTATTTATGGGATAATGACCACTATTATTTATCTCATTATGCCCAAATCAAAAATGGAAGAGCCCTGCCCGTTACAATAGATTGCTCATATTTTGAAAATATGGATCTACAAACAGAACATCTTAATCTTGAAAAAGACTTATCATTGCCACAGATAAAAGTAAATGCCTTTAATTCTGAAGGTCTTTCAGAGATTTTTACTTTCCCTGGGCATAGCCACTTGTTTGCTTTTATGCTGACAACCAGGGATGCAAAAAAATTATTAAAACGCGAACCAATCAATAAGGCTTTTAAACGAGTTCAGAAAAAAGCCGGATTGGTCCTGGAAAACACGGGACTATTTATAGATCTGGAAAAAAGAAACTTTGAAATTAAAAAATTGATTGAAGTCAGCCAAAAAGTCCTCTCTTCCCTTGATACACAAACTATTCTTGATTTTATATTGGATGCTTTGGCAACACTAATCTCCTACGATGCAGCTGTAATTTTCCTGCTTGATGAAGACGGAGAATCACTTAAATCTACCAGTAGCCGTGGCTATGAAAATGTAAATCCGGATATTCTTAAGTTAAAAGTGGGACAAGGTTCTGCAGGATTTGTAGTGCAAACAAAAAACATTGATTTAATTGCAAACGTTACAGATGCTGAACATTATTGTGCCGCCCGTAAAGAGACAGTTTCCCAGGTTGCCCTTCCCTTTTTATTTGATGGTTCTGTTCTTGGTGTCTTGACTTTGGAAAGTGATGAAGAAGACTTCTTTAAGCAAAACGAAGTTGAAATATTAAAAATGTTTGCTAATCTTGTGGCTGTATCAATCCACAATGCCCGCCAGGTAGAAATCCGTTTAGCAAAACAGGCATTTGAACATGAATTGATCAACGCTGCAACTGTTCAAAAAGGCCTTTTATTAAGACGTTTACCACGGATTGATAATCTTGCTATTACAGCTGAAAACACACCCAGCAAAATTGTTAGTGGTGATTTATATGATTTCCGGAAGATAAATGAAAATGCCCTCGGTGTGGCAATAGGCGATGTTGCAGGTAAAGGTGCTCCAGCTGCGTTAATGATGACACTTGTTCTTGCGGGGTTTCGCTCACAAAACAAAACGGACTCCACAACATGTGATGTTGTAAACCATATGAATGACTTGCTGACCCAGACGACAATCGAAGGAAAATATACTACTTTTTTCTACGGCATTATTCGAATGGATTTAAATAAAATTATATTTACAAATGCCGGGCACAATGCTCCAATTCTCTTAAGAAAAAATGGAGAGGTTAAATATTTAAATAAAGGTGGAATTGTTCTGGGATTTATGGACAGCCAATATTATGAACAGGAAGAAGTAGATTTTGATGAAGGCGATATTTTTATAGCTTTTACAGACGGCGTTACTGAGATTATGGACGCCAATGAAAATGAATTTGGTGAAAATAGGATTATTGAAATTATTAAAAAACATAAAGAAAAATCTGTTCACGATATTAAAGCTGCTTTATATGAATCCCTTGGTTCTTTTTCTAACTTTAAACTAAATGCTGATGATTTAACTTTGATTATTGCCAAACACGAGTAATTACTCCGTTTTATTTTATTCTCTGCAATTTTAAACTTCTTTCGTATTTCATCGACTATTCTATTCTAACTCCTTTTTTTTGGTTTTAACTTCACTCTTTTTATATGAAAAAGAATCCAAAAGTTTTGTACATCGAAGATGATGCCGAAACCAGGTCACTCATGGCAGATATTATACGATACCGCGGGTATCAATATTTTGAAGCTGAGCGAGGCATTGAGGGCATCCGTCTTGCAA from Calditrichota bacterium carries:
- a CDS encoding MoxR family ATPase, which codes for MSDDVKTVQKISKSYKQIVSELSKVIVGQDDIIEKLLISLYAKGHCMLIGVPGLAKTLIIKTLGEILGLDFARIQFTPDLMPSDITGAEILEEDRSTGKKAFRFMKGPIFANIILADEINRTPPKTQSALLEAMQEYNVTTAGETFALEEPFFVLATQNPIEQEGTYPLPEAQLDRFMFSLWLDYPKFEEEVEIVKRTTAVQKTNIESSISKKDILKFQKIIKDIPVADNTVDYAVKLVSATRKGSPYSDEKLAEWIRWGAGPRASQYLILGAKVRAVLHNRFAPEIEDVKAIADSVLRHRIVTSFSAEAEGVSIEDIISHIIAKID
- the porU gene encoding type IX secretion system sortase PorU, which encodes MLKSIPDNLIPTDGFFRFGEKLMLGKNILLSTLLFCTISLGFASDFDDIKRTQKNDNEEIYEIVLKDFEVSKSNDLTDSYQTISFKNGSSLPSSSIYDLPFRLLNFAVPQNGSLNVQLISKSDRTINNVFLEEKKPYQIAETNIDDLITIGEKRRFRDMMIQDIIINPLAYNRTTKSLKLTHKIKLKVTYSGNINSSALYKSRGKLDNLYKKLLVNFETGKNWQIPKERKIFKTKSLSTGTFYGFEITQDGLYKITASTLSNNGVNIDGLNINALELYNNGGHTLSLATHLEQWNPAFTQEIPIHVIDQNNNGIFDGNDYFLFYGKAVNSWFYDSDLKKFSHQTHRYDTKNIYYLSASGSNGKRMVIEDLPAISGAIEQNYFLERFHFEEEKVNLLNSGPDWYGTRFFGQSGNHSIDFELEADVNSEIKPSITMRFKGANNIFWPYNSTIYRYYFDIFLNSSTVHSALSLANKSTFTKVKELESSSILKSGKNTLQFSYSSDFDESNVYLDYFNITYPKKLNTTSNSISFFHDADGSNKRYSVSGLSTVNDIYLFDVTNPLHVKILAKDQQSISGKYSFDIPAEWDNKNFIVSSLSSSSITTINSLSPYTTNNNLLDQSKSADYIIITRKSLLDYGQQIAELHSNLKTEVVSVEDIFFYFNNGVQDPTAIRNFIRYAYYNWETPNISYILLLGDGHFDYRNISIQDSSVVPTFQIYGLDELSSRESDIFYVDLDTRINSIAPNTITPSLAIGRLPVENALDAERVVEKLQIYNQNQVRNGWQTNITIVGDDEKVSASSNSTEWQHQYQAEELATMSQLNRFNISRIYLSAFETVAGGRARLKPDATQALLDQINRGTLIVNYTGHGSPTQWAHETLFSFDRDYSKINNEGAFPFFIAATCDFGLFDNPNHISFTEALIWKEKSGTIGSLAATRLVYSGQNFAFNKSFYRNLFPDGKPSVPLGEAFLHSFLSNTAGNTNDQKYHLFADPAMTLADAHQDIEITSITPDTLQALSQVNVKANVMIDDSPATNFNGGAVMLVNDATFEDVETGGGLEYNLTGPLVFRGEVSVEDGDMEANFIVPKSIRYKDKNSGRITLYAWDDATNTSASVIRKNLLLLGSSNLAKETDGPEIDIFFDGQENFSSGDIISANPVLIAELSDDSGINLTGQLGHKIELKIDETTTINISESFTYERDSFTKGMVRYPITSLEPGDHTLTLQAFDNLNNRTEQTVEFKITSASGLVLEDVVNYPNPFKRKTSFTFQTNAVGAEATIKIYTLSGRLIEKLEGNFTEAGYNEIEWSGLDRDGNTLANGVYLYKLVLKEGKDKKEKIEKMVVIK
- the rlmN gene encoding 23S rRNA (adenine(2503)-C(2))-methyltransferase RlmN is translated as MKKSILDCSIIELTEYLASINEPSFRANQIFEGIYAQNKISFEEFTTLPLNTRQKLAENFYLRTLEKVEEITSTFDNTQKFLWKLIDGYKIESVIITENKRTTFCISSQVGCALDCKFCATGKMGILRNLTPGEIVEQVLLMQEKIGQKPTNIVYMGMGEPMLNYDSVIQAADILTAPKGLGLGKRRITISTSGVIPGIKRFTKEKQPYSLAISLNSIDDKIREKIMPISKKYPINDLMDAARDYTEQLNKLITFEYVLLDKFNASKEDAKKLVQLTHRIPCKINVIPCNSDEPDYQPPSKEKVQIFEQHINERSRRITLRKRKGWEIKAACGQLYAENVKKKRQ